Proteins from a single region of Stutzerimonas stutzeri:
- a CDS encoding homoserine dehydrogenase codes for MKPVKVGICGLGTVGGGTFNVLKRNAEEIARRAGRGIEVAQIATRHPNPKCDTGATPVTANLFDVVNNPEIDIIVELIGGYTVAKELVLKAIENGKHVVTANKALIAVHGNEIFAKAREKGVIVAFEASVAGGIPVIKAIREGLAGNRINWLAGIINGTGNFILTEMREKGRTFEDVLKEAQELGYAEADPTFDVEGIDAAHKLTILASIAFGIPLQFDKAYTEGIARLTTADVNYAEALGYRIKHLGVARRTDAGIELRVHPTLIPADRLIANVNGVMNAVMVNGDAVGSTLYYGAGAGMDPTASAVVADLVDVTRALTTDPNNRVPHLAFQPDSLSDHPILPISACESAYYLRIQAKDHPGVLAQVASILSERGINIESIMQKEAEEQDGLVPVILVTHRVVEQRIDDAIAALEALDDVVDKVVRIRVEQLN; via the coding sequence TTGAAACCGGTGAAAGTTGGCATCTGTGGGCTGGGAACCGTCGGTGGCGGTACCTTTAATGTGCTCAAACGCAACGCCGAGGAGATTGCCCGCCGTGCCGGGCGCGGAATCGAGGTTGCGCAGATTGCCACTCGGCATCCGAACCCCAAGTGCGATACCGGTGCGACGCCCGTTACGGCGAACCTCTTCGATGTGGTGAACAACCCTGAGATCGATATCATCGTCGAGTTGATCGGTGGCTACACCGTGGCCAAGGAGCTGGTGCTCAAGGCTATCGAGAACGGTAAGCACGTGGTCACTGCCAACAAGGCGCTGATCGCTGTGCACGGTAACGAGATCTTCGCCAAGGCGCGCGAGAAGGGCGTAATCGTTGCCTTCGAGGCCTCGGTCGCGGGTGGCATCCCTGTTATCAAGGCGATTCGTGAAGGGCTGGCCGGCAACCGCATCAACTGGCTGGCTGGCATTATCAATGGTACCGGCAACTTCATTCTCACTGAGATGCGCGAGAAAGGGCGTACTTTTGAGGACGTGCTCAAGGAAGCCCAGGAGCTGGGTTATGCCGAGGCTGACCCGACTTTCGATGTCGAGGGTATCGACGCTGCGCACAAGTTGACCATCCTGGCCTCGATCGCTTTCGGTATTCCGCTGCAGTTCGACAAGGCCTACACCGAAGGTATCGCGCGGCTGACCACGGCTGACGTGAACTACGCCGAGGCGCTGGGTTATCGCATCAAGCACCTGGGTGTCGCTCGGCGCACCGACGCCGGTATCGAGTTGCGCGTCCATCCCACGTTGATTCCAGCCGACCGCTTGATCGCCAACGTCAATGGCGTGATGAATGCCGTTATGGTCAATGGCGATGCTGTCGGCAGCACGCTCTACTACGGCGCGGGTGCTGGCATGGATCCGACCGCCTCGGCAGTGGTTGCCGATCTGGTAGATGTCACCCGCGCGTTGACCACCGACCCGAATAACCGTGTGCCGCATCTGGCGTTTCAGCCGGACTCGTTGTCCGACCATCCGATTCTGCCCATCAGCGCCTGCGAAAGCGCTTACTACTTGCGGATCCAGGCCAAGGATCATCCGGGCGTGCTGGCTCAGGTTGCGAGCATCCTCTCTGAACGCGGGATCAACATCGAATCGATCATGCAAAAAGAGGCTGAGGAGCAGGACGGCCTGGTGCCGGTCATTCTGGTTACCCATCGAGTGGTCGAGCAGCGCATCGACGATGCCATCGCTGCGCTGGAAGCGCTCGACGATGTAGTGGACAAGGTCGTGCGCATCCGCGTCGAACAGCTCAATTAA
- a CDS encoding thioredoxin fold domain-containing protein: protein MGVIRLFAAAAFGLASTVVMAADPDQAIRQSLQKIQPDMPIEAIAESPMPGVYQVQLQGGRQLYASADGQFLIQGYLYQFKDGQAVNLTEQAQSKSVAKQINSIPAGEMVVFAPKNPKTHITVFTDTDCGYCQKLHSEVPQLNRLGVEVRYVAFPRQGMGSHGANTLTSVWCAKDRQDAMNKAKAREDLAAASCETPIAKQYELGQMIGVQGTPAIILANGQMIPGYQPAAQLAEVALAAE, encoded by the coding sequence ATGGGCGTGATTCGTTTGTTCGCTGCCGCCGCTTTCGGTCTGGCCAGCACCGTTGTAATGGCCGCCGATCCGGATCAGGCAATTCGGCAGTCGTTGCAGAAGATCCAGCCGGACATGCCTATTGAGGCGATTGCCGAGAGCCCGATGCCAGGGGTCTATCAAGTCCAGCTGCAGGGCGGCCGGCAGCTGTATGCCAGTGCCGATGGGCAGTTCCTGATCCAGGGCTATCTTTACCAGTTCAAGGACGGTCAGGCTGTCAATCTGACCGAGCAGGCGCAGAGCAAGTCGGTTGCCAAACAGATCAATTCAATTCCGGCCGGTGAGATGGTGGTATTTGCACCCAAGAACCCCAAGACCCATATCACCGTGTTTACCGATACCGATTGTGGCTACTGTCAGAAGCTGCACAGTGAAGTGCCGCAGCTGAACCGTTTGGGCGTGGAAGTCCGCTACGTGGCCTTCCCGCGGCAAGGAATGGGTAGTCATGGGGCCAATACCCTGACCAGCGTGTGGTGTGCCAAGGATCGTCAGGACGCCATGAACAAGGCCAAGGCTCGTGAGGACCTGGCTGCGGCTAGTTGTGAGACGCCGATCGCCAAGCAGTACGAGCTGGGTCAGATGATCGGTGTGCAGGGCACGCCGGCCATCATCCTTGCAAATGGGCAGATGATTCCCGGCTATCAGCCGGCGGCACAGCTGGCCGAGGTCGCGCTCGCGGCCGAGTGA
- the pyrC gene encoding dihydroorotase, with the protein MSDRITLLRPDDWHIHLRDGAVLPHTVADAARQFARAIIMPNLVPPVRNADEAEAYRQRILAARPAGSGFEPLMVLYLTDSTSPDDIRTAKASGLVHAAKLYPAGATTNSASGVTAIDNIFGVLETMAEVGLPLLVHGEVTRSEIDIFDREKYFIDEQLSRVTARFPTLKVVFEHITTRDAVQFVEAASANVGATITAHHLLYNRNHMLVGGIRPHLFCLPVLKRNVHQEALLDAATSGSPKFFLGTDSAPHAQHAKEAACGCAGCYTAHAAIELYAEAFEQRQALDKLEPFASHFGPDFYGLPRNTTQITLVREEWHVPANLPFGEQIVVPLRAGERLHWRLEANA; encoded by the coding sequence ATGTCCGACCGAATCACACTGCTGCGCCCCGACGACTGGCACATTCACCTGCGCGATGGCGCTGTCCTGCCTCACACCGTCGCGGATGCTGCTCGCCAGTTCGCCCGCGCCATCATCATGCCGAATCTGGTGCCTCCGGTACGCAATGCCGACGAGGCTGAAGCCTATCGCCAGCGCATCCTGGCGGCTCGCCCAGCCGGCAGTGGTTTCGAGCCATTGATGGTGTTGTACCTCACCGACAGTACCAGCCCCGACGATATCCGTACGGCCAAGGCCAGCGGCCTCGTGCATGCGGCCAAGCTCTATCCAGCCGGCGCAACCACCAACTCGGCCTCAGGTGTGACGGCAATCGACAACATCTTTGGCGTGCTGGAAACCATGGCCGAAGTCGGTCTGCCATTGCTGGTCCACGGCGAAGTCACGCGCAGCGAGATCGATATATTCGACCGCGAGAAGTACTTCATCGACGAGCAGTTGAGCCGCGTTACCGCACGCTTCCCAACGTTGAAGGTGGTGTTCGAGCACATCACCACGCGCGACGCCGTGCAGTTCGTCGAAGCAGCGAGCGCCAACGTCGGCGCCACCATCACCGCGCATCATTTGCTGTACAACCGCAACCATATGCTGGTGGGCGGTATTCGCCCGCATCTATTCTGCCTGCCGGTTCTCAAGCGCAACGTCCATCAAGAAGCCTTGCTGGATGCTGCCACCAGCGGCAGCCCCAAGTTCTTCCTCGGCACCGACTCTGCCCCCCACGCACAGCATGCCAAGGAAGCGGCCTGCGGTTGCGCTGGCTGCTACACCGCCCATGCCGCCATCGAGCTGTACGCTGAAGCCTTCGAACAGCGCCAGGCGCTGGACAAGCTGGAACCGTTCGCCAGTCATTTCGGTCCGGATTTTTATGGCCTGCCGCGCAATACCACGCAGATCACCTTGGTACGCGAGGAATGGCATGTGCCGGCCAATCTGCCGTTCGGCGAGCAGATCGTCGTACCACTGCGAGCCGGAGAGCGGCTGCACTGGCGCCTGGAGGCAAACGCATGA
- the thrC gene encoding threonine synthase codes for MRYISTRGQAPALNFEDVLLTGLASDGGLYVPENLPRFTVEEIASWAGLPYHELAFRVMRPFVAGSIPDADFKKILEETYGVFAHSAIAPLRQLNGNEWVLELFHGPTLAFKDFALQLLGRLLDYVLAKRGERVVIMGATSGDTGSAAIEGCRRCENVDIFILHPHQRVSEVQRRQMTTIFGENIHNIAIEGNFDDCQEMVKASFADQGFLKGTRLVAVNSINWARIMAQIVYYFHAALQLGGPARSVAFSVPTGNFGDIFAGYLARNMGLPINQLIVATNRNDILHRFMSGNRYDKDTLHASLSPSMDIMVSSNFERLLFDLHGRNGKAVAELLDGFRASGKLSVEEERWTEARKLFDSLAVDDEQTCATIAQVFKETGEVLDPHTAIGVHAARECRRSLSIPMVTLGTAHPVKFPDAVEKAGIGQALALPAHLADLFERNERCTVLPNELKAVQAFVGQHGNRGKPL; via the coding sequence ATGCGCTACATCAGCACTCGTGGCCAGGCGCCAGCCCTGAATTTTGAAGACGTTCTGCTTACTGGTCTGGCCAGCGATGGCGGCCTTTACGTGCCGGAGAACCTGCCCCGTTTTACCGTGGAAGAAATCGCTTCCTGGGCCGGTCTGCCGTATCACGAGCTTGCCTTCCGGGTCATGCGGCCGTTCGTTGCCGGTAGTATTCCTGATGCCGACTTCAAGAAAATTCTGGAAGAGACCTACGGTGTCTTCGCCCACAGCGCCATCGCCCCGCTGCGCCAGCTGAATGGCAACGAGTGGGTGCTCGAGCTGTTCCACGGTCCGACCCTGGCGTTCAAGGATTTCGCCCTGCAGCTGCTCGGCCGCCTGCTCGATTACGTGTTGGCCAAGCGTGGCGAGCGCGTAGTGATCATGGGCGCGACCTCCGGCGATACCGGTTCGGCCGCCATCGAAGGCTGCCGTCGTTGCGAGAACGTCGACATCTTCATCTTGCATCCGCACCAGCGCGTATCCGAAGTGCAGCGTCGGCAGATGACCACGATTTTCGGTGAGAACATCCACAACATCGCCATCGAAGGCAATTTCGATGACTGCCAAGAGATGGTCAAGGCCAGCTTCGCTGACCAGGGCTTCCTCAAGGGCACTCGCCTGGTGGCGGTCAACTCGATCAACTGGGCGCGAATCATGGCCCAGATCGTCTACTACTTCCATGCTGCGCTGCAGCTCGGCGGCCCAGCGCGTTCAGTGGCGTTCTCGGTGCCAACCGGCAATTTCGGCGACATTTTCGCCGGCTACCTGGCTCGCAACATGGGCCTGCCGATCAATCAGCTGATCGTCGCCACCAACCGCAACGATATCCTGCACCGCTTCATGTCCGGCAATCGCTACGACAAGGACACCCTGCACGCATCGCTGTCGCCGTCGATGGACATCATGGTGTCGTCGAATTTTGAGCGTCTGCTGTTCGACCTGCACGGTCGCAATGGCAAGGCAGTGGCTGAGCTGCTGGATGGCTTCAGGGCCAGCGGCAAGCTATCGGTGGAAGAGGAGCGCTGGACCGAAGCACGCAAGCTGTTCGATTCGCTGGCTGTGGATGATGAGCAGACCTGCGCCACCATCGCCCAGGTTTTCAAGGAAACAGGCGAGGTGCTCGATCCGCACACTGCCATCGGCGTGCATGCCGCACGCGAATGCCGTCGCAGCCTGAGCATCCCGATGGTGACGTTGGGTACCGCCCACCCAGTGAAATTCCCGGATGCGGTAGAAAAGGCGGGTATTGGTCAGGCACTTGCCCTGCCGGCGCACCTGGCTGACCTGTTCGAACGCAACGAGCGTTGCACGGTGCTGCCGAACGAACTGAAGGCTGTTCAGGCCTTCGTTGGCCAGCACGGCAACCGAGGCAAGCCGCTCTAA
- the trmD gene encoding tRNA (guanosine(37)-N1)-methyltransferase TrmD: MAALRVEVISLFPEMFAAICDYGITSRAVKQGLLQLSCWNPRRYTEDRHQTVDDRPFGGGPGMVMKIKPLELALADAKQAAGETAKVIYLSPQGRQLKQADVREMANEDALILIAGRYEGIDERFIEAHVDEEWSIGDYVLSGGELPAMVLIDAVTRLLPGALGHAGSAEEDSFTDGLLDCPHYTRPEVYADKCVPEVLLSGNHEHIRRWRLQQSLGRTWERRADLLDSRSLSGEEQKLLAEYIRQRDDS, encoded by the coding sequence ATGGCCGCTTTGCGCGTTGAAGTCATCAGCCTGTTCCCCGAAATGTTCGCGGCTATATGCGACTACGGGATTACCAGTCGTGCAGTAAAGCAGGGGTTGTTGCAGCTGAGCTGCTGGAACCCTAGAAGATACACCGAAGACCGCCACCAGACCGTGGACGACCGACCATTTGGCGGCGGCCCGGGCATGGTGATGAAGATCAAGCCGCTCGAGCTTGCGTTGGCTGATGCCAAACAAGCCGCGGGCGAGACGGCGAAGGTGATTTACCTTTCGCCGCAGGGGCGCCAGCTGAAGCAGGCTGATGTCCGCGAAATGGCGAACGAGGATGCACTCATCCTTATAGCTGGTCGTTACGAAGGTATCGACGAGCGCTTCATCGAAGCGCACGTGGATGAGGAATGGTCGATCGGTGATTACGTATTGTCCGGTGGCGAGCTGCCGGCAATGGTGCTGATCGATGCGGTGACCAGGTTGCTTCCGGGCGCCCTTGGTCATGCTGGTTCCGCCGAGGAGGATTCGTTTACCGACGGCCTGCTCGACTGTCCGCACTACACGCGACCTGAGGTGTATGCGGATAAATGTGTTCCTGAGGTGCTGCTTAGCGGCAACCATGAACACATCCGGCGTTGGCGCTTGCAGCAGTCCCTTGGAAGGACCTGGGAGCGACGCGCTGATCTTCTGGATAGCCGCTCGCTTTCTGGAGAAGAACAGAAGCTGCTGGCGGAATACATCCGCCAGCGGGACGATAGTTAA
- the xerD gene encoding site-specific tyrosine recombinase XerD, with protein MPALDDPIIDRYLDALWLEKGLADNSREAYRSDLALFNGWLSERGVKLAVAGREIILDHLAWRLNNGYKARSTARFLSGLRGFYRYLLREGDVAVDPTLRVDLPRLGRPLPKALSESDVEALLAAPDIGEPLGLRDRAMLEVLYACGLRVTELISLTLEQVSVRQGVLRTFGKGNKERLVPLGDEALHWLERYQRDARDQLLAGKPSDVMFPSLRGVQMTRQTFWHRIKLHAKVAGVAASISPHTLRHAFATHLLNHGADLRTVQMLLGHSDLSTTQIYTHIARARLQELHATHHPRG; from the coding sequence ATGCCCGCTCTCGACGATCCCATTATCGACCGTTACCTCGATGCCCTCTGGCTGGAAAAAGGCCTGGCGGACAATAGTCGCGAGGCCTATCGCAGTGACCTCGCGCTATTCAATGGGTGGCTGAGTGAGCGCGGTGTGAAGTTGGCGGTGGCTGGGCGCGAGATCATTCTTGATCACCTCGCGTGGCGGTTGAACAATGGTTACAAGGCGCGATCTACCGCGCGGTTCCTGTCGGGGCTGCGAGGTTTCTACCGTTACCTGTTGCGCGAGGGGGATGTCGCCGTGGACCCGACCTTGCGAGTTGACCTGCCGCGGCTTGGGCGGCCCTTGCCTAAGGCGTTGTCTGAATCCGATGTGGAAGCGCTGCTAGCGGCGCCGGATATTGGTGAGCCGCTTGGTTTGCGTGATCGAGCGATGCTTGAGGTGCTCTACGCCTGCGGTTTGCGAGTGACTGAGCTGATCAGCCTGACGCTGGAGCAGGTCAGTGTGCGGCAGGGCGTGCTGCGTACTTTCGGCAAGGGCAACAAGGAGCGGCTCGTGCCCCTCGGTGATGAGGCTCTGCACTGGCTGGAGCGTTACCAGCGCGACGCACGCGATCAGCTGCTCGCCGGCAAGCCGAGTGACGTGATGTTCCCCAGTCTGCGTGGTGTACAGATGACCCGCCAGACGTTCTGGCATCGGATAAAGCTGCACGCCAAGGTCGCCGGGGTCGCGGCCTCGATTTCACCGCATACGCTGCGTCATGCGTTCGCCACGCATTTGCTCAACCATGGTGCGGATCTACGCACCGTGCAGATGCTGCTCGGCCATAGTGATCTGTCGACTACTCAGATTTACACCCATATCGCCCGTGCGCGCTTGCAAGAGCTGCATGCGACGCATCATCCGCGAGGCTAG
- a CDS encoding GFA family protein — translation MKLEGSCHCQAVRFSLESAQPYPFMRCYCSICRKTAGGGGYAINLGGDYRTLQVEGREHLGVYQARLTDPQTGEVSVSEGRRNFCRLCASALWLWDPTWPDLMHPFASAIDTELPIPPEHTHLMLDSKASWVEPHVQADDRCFAEYPDESLAQWHQRLGLGGSSR, via the coding sequence ATGAAGCTCGAAGGTTCCTGTCACTGTCAGGCGGTGCGATTCAGTCTTGAGTCTGCACAGCCCTATCCTTTTATGCGCTGTTACTGCTCGATTTGTCGCAAGACGGCGGGCGGTGGTGGCTACGCCATCAATCTCGGCGGCGACTATAGAACCTTGCAGGTTGAAGGTCGTGAGCATCTCGGTGTCTATCAGGCGCGGCTGACCGATCCGCAAACGGGTGAAGTGAGCGTCAGCGAGGGGCGCCGTAATTTCTGCAGGCTTTGCGCCAGTGCACTGTGGTTGTGGGATCCGACCTGGCCCGATTTGATGCACCCGTTTGCTAGCGCAATCGACACCGAGCTGCCCATACCACCGGAGCATACGCATCTGATGCTCGACTCCAAGGCAAGCTGGGTCGAGCCGCACGTGCAGGCGGATGATCGCTGCTTTGCCGAGTATCCTGATGAGTCGCTCGCGCAATGGCATCAGCGCTTGGGTCTTGGCGGCTCATCTCGCTAG
- a CDS encoding flagellar protein MotY, which yields MRLRPLVLLCLLASPANALTFQTRLERVQWQVEGDQFECRLTQPIAGFGSGEFVRRAGEQAVFRLHSPERWLGAGSATLLAAAAPWQPSRSDINLGVVSVGGGDIPFNSTQLQAGRLLSGLLEGRSPVVRHRTLHGGDTLEIRLLPVRFGKAYEDYRACTAKLLPVNFDQVRQSQIGFPSSDVVLDAQGRARLDIVLQYMRADPSVNRIELDGHSDNSGNRLLNRDLSRRRALAVQDYLIANGVSEEQITLRFHGERYPVVANSSEANRAKNRRVTLRLERGAAPPAASTAAATPSS from the coding sequence GTGCGCCTGCGCCCTCTCGTACTGTTGTGCCTGCTCGCTTCACCGGCCAACGCCCTGACATTCCAGACCCGACTGGAGCGGGTGCAATGGCAGGTGGAAGGCGATCAGTTCGAATGCCGGCTGACGCAGCCTATCGCCGGCTTCGGCAGTGGTGAGTTCGTGCGCCGTGCCGGCGAACAAGCGGTGTTCCGTCTACACTCGCCGGAGCGCTGGCTAGGCGCGGGGTCGGCCACCCTTCTCGCCGCTGCAGCACCGTGGCAACCCTCACGCAGCGATATCAATCTTGGCGTCGTCTCCGTAGGCGGCGGCGATATTCCGTTCAATAGCACCCAACTACAGGCTGGACGGCTGCTCAGCGGCCTGCTCGAAGGACGCAGTCCGGTGGTACGGCATCGCACGCTGCACGGCGGCGATACACTGGAGATTCGTCTGTTGCCGGTGCGTTTTGGTAAAGCCTACGAGGACTATCGCGCCTGCACGGCCAAGCTGCTGCCAGTCAACTTTGATCAGGTGCGCCAGTCGCAGATCGGATTTCCGAGCAGCGACGTGGTGCTGGATGCGCAGGGGCGCGCCAGACTCGATATCGTCCTGCAATACATGCGCGCCGATCCCAGTGTGAACCGCATCGAGCTGGACGGCCACTCGGACAATAGCGGCAACCGCCTGCTCAATCGCGACCTGTCCCGCCGCCGCGCACTGGCGGTACAGGACTACCTGATCGCCAACGGTGTGTCGGAAGAGCAGATCACGCTGCGCTTCCATGGCGAGCGCTATCCAGTAGTTGCCAACAGTAGCGAGGCCAATCGTGCCAAGAATCGGCGGGTCACGTTGCGCCTGGAACGTGGCGCAGCGCCCCCGGCGGCGTCCACGGCCGCTGCCACTCCTTCATCCTGA
- the gloA gene encoding lactoylglutathione lyase produces the protein MRLLHTMLRVGDMEKSIAFYTEVLGMTLLRRKDYPDGKFTLAFVGYGDEAHNSVIELTHNWGVETYELGNGYGHIALEVEDVYKACEDIRARGGKITREPGPMMHGSSILAFVEDPDGYKIELLSPKRAD, from the coding sequence ATGAGACTGCTGCATACCATGCTGCGTGTCGGCGATATGGAAAAGTCCATCGCCTTCTATACCGAAGTGTTGGGCATGACCCTGCTGCGCCGCAAAGACTATCCGGACGGGAAATTCACCCTGGCCTTCGTCGGCTACGGCGACGAGGCACATAACAGTGTGATCGAATTGACCCATAACTGGGGTGTCGAGACGTACGAGCTGGGCAATGGCTACGGCCATATCGCCCTGGAAGTGGAAGATGTCTACAAGGCCTGCGAGGACATTCGTGCCCGTGGCGGCAAGATCACCCGCGAGCCGGGACCGATGATGCACGGCTCCAGCATCCTGGCGTTCGTCGAGGACCCGGACGGTTACAAGATTGAACTGCTTTCGCCCAAGCGCGCCGACTGA
- the rnt gene encoding ribonuclease T: MSEDHFEDELEEHLPGRARSPMARRFRGFLPVVIDVECGGFNSATDALLEIAAVTIGMDEQGLLYPQDTLFYRVEPFAGANIEPAALEFTGIKLDHPLRMAVPESQALTDIFRSVRKAVKSAGCKRAILVGHNSSFDLGFLNAAIARCEIKRNPFHPFSSFDTATLAGLAYGQTVLAKACQTAGIDFDGREAHSARYDTEKTAELFCGIVNRWREMGGWEEFDE; this comes from the coding sequence ATGAGTGAAGATCACTTCGAAGATGAACTCGAGGAGCATCTGCCCGGCAGAGCGCGCTCGCCCATGGCGCGGCGCTTTCGTGGCTTCCTGCCCGTGGTGATCGACGTGGAATGTGGCGGCTTCAACAGCGCGACAGACGCGTTGCTGGAAATCGCTGCCGTGACTATAGGCATGGACGAACAAGGCCTGCTGTATCCGCAGGACACGCTGTTCTACCGCGTGGAGCCTTTCGCTGGTGCCAACATCGAGCCCGCGGCACTGGAATTCACCGGGATCAAGCTCGATCATCCGCTGCGCATGGCCGTGCCGGAATCGCAGGCGCTGACCGATATCTTCCGCAGCGTTCGCAAGGCGGTTAAATCTGCCGGCTGCAAGCGCGCGATTCTGGTAGGCCATAACAGCAGCTTCGATCTCGGCTTCCTCAACGCCGCAATCGCGCGCTGTGAGATCAAGCGCAACCCGTTTCACCCGTTCTCCAGCTTTGATACGGCTACCCTTGCCGGCCTCGCCTACGGCCAGACCGTACTGGCAAAGGCTTGCCAGACTGCCGGGATCGACTTTGACGGCCGCGAAGCTCACTCGGCCCGCTACGACACCGAAAAGACCGCCGAGCTGTTCTGCGGCATCGTCAATCGCTGGCGAGAAATGGGCGGTTGGGAGGAGTTTGACGAGTAA
- a CDS encoding argininosuccinate synthase, which translates to MADVKKVVLAYSGGLDTSVILKWLQDTYNCEVVTFTADLGQGEEVEPARTKAQALGVKEIYIDDLREEFVRDFVFPMFRANTVYEGEYLLGTSIARPLIAKRLIEIANETGADAISHGATGKGNDQVRFELGAYALKPGVKVIAPWREWDLLSREKLMDYAEKHAIPIERHGKKKSPYSMDANLLHISYEGGVLEDTWTEHEEDMWKWTVSPEAAPDAPTYIELTYRKGDIVAIDGKDMTPAQVLAELNRIGGENGIGRLDIVENRYVGMKSRGCYETPGGTIMLKAHRAIESITLDREVAHLKDELMPKYASLIYNGYWWSPERSMLQQMIDASQVNVNGVVRLKLYKGNVIVVGRKSDDSLFDANIATFEEDGGAYNQADAGGFIKLNALRMRIAAGKGRTQF; encoded by the coding sequence ATGGCGGACGTTAAGAAGGTAGTTCTGGCCTATTCCGGTGGCCTGGACACCTCGGTGATTCTCAAGTGGCTGCAAGACACCTATAACTGTGAAGTGGTGACCTTCACCGCCGACCTCGGCCAGGGCGAAGAAGTGGAGCCGGCGCGCACCAAGGCGCAGGCTCTGGGCGTCAAGGAGATCTACATCGATGACCTGCGCGAAGAGTTCGTTCGCGACTTCGTCTTCCCCATGTTCCGCGCCAACACCGTGTACGAAGGCGAATACCTGCTGGGCACCTCGATTGCCCGTCCGCTGATCGCCAAGCGCCTGATCGAAATCGCCAATGAAACCGGCGCTGACGCCATCTCCCACGGCGCCACCGGCAAGGGTAACGACCAGGTGCGTTTCGAGCTGGGTGCCTATGCGCTCAAGCCTGGCGTCAAAGTGATCGCCCCCTGGCGCGAATGGGATCTGCTGTCGCGTGAGAAACTGATGGATTACGCCGAGAAGCACGCCATCCCGATCGAGCGTCACGGCAAGAAGAAATCGCCGTATTCCATGGATGCCAACCTGCTGCACATTTCCTACGAGGGCGGTGTGCTGGAAGACACCTGGACCGAGCATGAAGAGGACATGTGGAAGTGGACTGTCTCTCCTGAAGCAGCTCCAGACGCACCGACCTATATCGAGCTGACCTACCGCAAGGGCGACATCGTTGCCATCGACGGCAAGGATATGACTCCGGCTCAGGTCCTGGCCGAGCTGAATCGCATCGGCGGTGAAAATGGCATCGGCCGCCTCGACATCGTCGAGAACCGTTATGTCGGAATGAAGTCCCGCGGTTGCTACGAGACGCCCGGCGGCACCATCATGCTCAAGGCCCACCGCGCCATCGAGTCGATCACTCTGGACCGCGAAGTCGCTCATCTGAAAGACGAGCTGATGCCCAAGTACGCCAGCCTGATCTACAACGGCTACTGGTGGAGTCCGGAACGCAGCATGCTGCAGCAGATGATCGACGCGTCCCAGGTCAATGTAAATGGCGTTGTGCGCCTGAAGCTGTACAAGGGTAACGTCATCGTCGTCGGTCGCAAGTCTGACGATTCGCTGTTCGACGCTAATATCGCAACCTTCGAAGAGGATGGCGGCGCCTACAACCAGGCGGACGCTGGCGGCTTCATCAAGCTTAACGCGCTGCGCATGCGCATCGCTGCTGGAAAGGGCCGCACCCAGTTCTGA
- the rplS gene encoding 50S ribosomal protein L19 — protein MTNKIIQQLEAEQMTKEIPPFAPGDTVIVQVKVKEGDRQRLQAFEGVVIGKRNRGLNSAFTVRKISNGVGVERTFQSYSPMVESISVKRRGDVRKAKLYYLRALSGKAARIKEKLV, from the coding sequence ATGACCAACAAGATCATTCAGCAGCTCGAAGCCGAGCAGATGACCAAAGAAATCCCGCCGTTCGCGCCGGGTGACACCGTGATCGTTCAGGTAAAGGTGAAGGAAGGCGACCGTCAGCGTCTGCAGGCTTTCGAAGGTGTAGTGATTGGCAAGCGTAACCGCGGCCTGAACAGTGCTTTCACCGTTCGTAAGATCTCCAACGGTGTGGGCGTCGAGCGTACCTTCCAGAGCTACAGCCCGATGGTCGAAAGCATCAGCGTCAAGCGCCGCGGTGACGTGCGCAAAGCCAAGCTGTACTACCTCCGCGCGCTGTCCGGCAAGGCCGCACGCATCAAGGAAAAGCTGGTTTAA
- a CDS encoding PA3496 family putative envelope integrity protein, which yields MAEKEDIQIEDDFIAEDDDESSEAPVEVAKTNLTKRRIIDNLLEERRLQKQLNDFDFDL from the coding sequence GTGGCCGAGAAAGAAGACATTCAGATCGAAGACGATTTCATCGCCGAAGATGACGATGAGAGCAGTGAAGCTCCCGTCGAGGTCGCCAAGACCAATCTGACCAAGCGTCGAATCATCGACAACCTGCTGGAGGAACGCCGCCTGCAGAAGCAGTTGAACGACTTCGACTTCGATCTATAA